Genomic segment of Octadecabacter arcticus 238:
GGTTGAAATCGTTGGTAACTTGCACAGCATAGTCACGCACCAACAGATCAACCTCATCAAAACCTTCAGGCACCTTGCCCAGAATATCGAGCACCGCCGCTTCCGGTAGGCCGTGTTGAACCGCACGCGGTGCGTGATGAGCGATACAATATTCGCAACGGTTGATCGTCGAAACAGTGACCAGCGCAATTTCAAGATATCGCTTGGGCAAAATTGCCTCATCGTAGAGTTCGAGTAGCAGACCCATGATATGCTTAAGCGCAGGTGGGCGGTGAGCGAAGACCTTCACCTGATTGAGAAAAGGTCCGTAATCGCGGGCATAACGTTCGTAGATCGGACGAACATCGTCGGGAACTTTCGAAATATCAACATCACTCACGCGTGCCATTGTTCTTCTCCTTGGTATTGGGAGGGGCCCACGTTGGGGCCCCTATTAGTCTAGAATTCGAGACGTTCGACTACCACATCTTCACCACCCCTAATTTCGGACAGTTGGAAGTCTCGGCCTAAGACCATGCCTTCATC
This window contains:
- a CDS encoding carboxymuconolactone decarboxylase family protein, which produces MARVSDVDISKVPDDVRPIYERYARDYGPFLNQVKVFAHRPPALKHIMGLLLELYDEAILPKRYLEIALVTVSTINRCEYCIAHHAPRAVQHGLPEAAVLDILGKVPEGFDEVDLLVRDYAVQVTNDFNRMRDGVFVELKKHFTEEQIVELTLRIALCGFFNRFNDALQIETEDGVEQLLK